CGGCCTGGCGCCGGTGGCCGCCCAGTACGTCATGGTCCAGTCCGAGCTGTATCTCGGAGCACAGGGCGGCATCGCCGACGAGCGCAAGATCTCCGCGCGGCAACCCGACGCGGTGGTGTTCAACGGGTACGTCGACCAGTACGACCACGCGCCCATCGAGGTCGACGCCGGCACCAGGATCCGCGTGTGGGTGGTCGACGCCGGGCCGCAGGACGGCACCTCGTTCCACGTGGTCGGCACCCAGTTCGACACCGTGTTCGCCGAGGGCGCCTATCAGCTGCGTGCAGGCAACGCCGAACACGGTGCGGCACAAACCCTCGCGCTCGCTCCCGGCCAGGGCGGCTTCGTCGAGTTCACCCTGCCGAGCGCCGGGCACTATCCGTTCGTGGATCACGCGATGGTCGACGGCGAGCACGGGGCGCACGGGGTGTTCCTCGCCCGCTGACCACTCGGCGGCGTCAGCGCGTCTTCCCCCATCGTCAGCGCGTCTTCCCCCATCGGGTTACGAGATCCGGGGCCCGATTCCGGTAACCGGAGGGGGGAAGTGTGCGTCAAGAGGGGGGAAGTGTGCGGTCGCTGTCACCGTGCGGCGGGCACTCGGAATCCGCGCCGCCAGCGACCGCCGCACCAGGACACCCAGCGCGCCGTCGGCGTGGCGGTGCCTGCAGGCGGGAACCGGCGCGGGTCGTCCCAAGCCGGGGCGATCGGTGCCTGCGCGTAGTCGATCTCCTTGCCCAGCCGCTGCAGTGCGTCGCGCCCGCTCAGCGTCGCCCCGCCGGTGAGCACGACCGGCAGTGCCGAGCTGCCGAGGGCGGCCCACTCGCGGTGCCAGGTCACGGTGCGGCGCCATGCCTCGAAGGTGATCGGGCCGCGGTCGACGCTCACGGCGTAGCCGGACGAGCGCAGCGCCTCGACCGTGGAGGTGCCGCGCAGGATCGGGCCCTCGAGCGGGCCGCGCAGCACGGCCGGGCTGCCGATGTCGGCGCCCTGCTGCCAGTACAGCGCGGTCAGCAGCCGCCGGACATCGTCGGCGACCCCGATGCCGTAGGCCTCGGCATAGGCCGAGACGGCTGCCTCGGTCTTGGGCAGCAACGCCGGGATCGTCCGTGGCAGCGACTCGCCCGGCAGGAGCAACTCGTCCAGTTCGGCGAACCGCTGGGCGAGCCCGTCCTGCTCGTCCGCGCTCAACTTGCGCCCGCCCACAGGCAGGTGCGGGGAAAGCTCGACGGCGCGCCAGTCGACGGCGACGCCGGCGGCCCGCAGGACGTCGACGCGATGGGCGGCCAGGTAGCAGTCCGGGCAGCTGAAGTCCGCGTACACGGTCAGGCTCATGAGGGCCTCCTCGCCTTGGTATATTTACCATAGTATTCGTCTTTATTACCGGCAAGCTAAGCCCTGTGGCGGACCAGACAGGGCCGGACGGAGGAGAACGGCATGGCAGAAGCGGCAGCATCAGCAGAGGCAGCACCGTCGCTGGCGGAGGCGCTCGAGCGCGAGCACCACGAGATCGACGCCGGGATCGAGGCCTTCGGCACCGGCGGCGCCCCGGAGGCGGAGCGGGAAGCGCTGGTCGCAGCGATTGCCGCGCTGCGCAGGCACATCTACCTCGAGGAGGAGTTCTTCTTCCCGGCCCTGAGCGAGGCCGGCCTGGTGGCTCCGGTATTCGTCATGCTGCGCGAGCACGGCCAGATGTGGCGCACGCTCGATGCGCTGACGCTGGAGTTGCGTGCCGACGCCGGCAATCCGGAGGTCCGCACCCTGATCCGCGAGCTCACCGTGCAGTTGCAGCACCACAACGGCAAGGAGGAGCAGATTCTGTACCCGCAGGCGGACACCGCGCTCGACGGCCAGGCGGCCGAACGACTGCGGACCTTCCTCGCGGACGGCGAACTGCCCGGCGACTGGGTCTGTCAGCGCGCAGGCTGAGGACGGCGCCGGTTCGAGATACCAGCGATCGGAGCTAACGAACACGACCAGCTGGTCCACCCCGTTCAACACCCGGCCCGCGTGATCTGCTGCAGCCACCGGGTGGCCGGCGTCACCGTGCTCGTCACATGCTTGAGTTTCACGCGCCGTGGCCGATGTGACGTCCGTGTATGTGCTCGGCGCCTTCGTGCCACGAAACCCAGCCGTCGCGCGCCAGGTGCTGTTCGCCCTCACGGTGGCCGCCACTGGTGTGACGCTGGTCTTCAGCGTGCTCGCGCCCCGGACGTTGTTCCCGGCGAACCAGTCGGCGGGCGTCACCGGGACCTGCGTCGCCGTATGCCTGTTCCTTCTCGCGCTCGCATGCGACCTGCGCTTCCGCCGCCGCGACGCGGTCTGGGCCTGGGCGGCGTTCCCCTTCCTCGCGGTTGCAGCGATCACCGGGCTCGACCTGTTGAGCGCGGACGCCTCCGTCGCGGCGCAGGTGTTCTTCCTGCTGCCCGTCCTGTACGCCGGCGCGCAACTGCACTATGTGGGCGTGGCGTGTGTCTCGGCCGCGGTTACGGCCGGGGTGACGATCGTGAACGTGGCGCTCGGGTCGGGCTGGACCGCGATCGCGAACACCTGTTTCGTCGCGGCCACCCTGGCGGTGACCGCGGGTGCCCTGGCCGTCGGTGGCCGGCGCACCGATCTGCTGATCGCGCAGCTGGAGAAGCAGGCCACGGTGGACCCGCTGACCGGCCTGTTCACGCGCCGCGCCCTGGACCGGGCCGCCGAGCTGAACCAGTCCACCGACGAACTCGGGCTGCTCGTACTCGACCTCGACAACTTCAAGAAGGTCAACGACGTCCACGGCCACCTGGCCGGGGACGCCGTCCTCCAACAGCTCAGCGCGCTGTTGACCGATCTG
This genomic stretch from Jatrophihabitans cynanchi harbors:
- a CDS encoding hemerythrin domain-containing protein, whose translation is MAEAAASAEAAPSLAEALEREHHEIDAGIEAFGTGGAPEAEREALVAAIAALRRHIYLEEEFFFPALSEAGLVAPVFVMLREHGQMWRTLDALTLELRADAGNPEVRTLIRELTVQLQHHNGKEEQILYPQADTALDGQAAERLRTFLADGELPGDWVCQRAG
- a CDS encoding DsbA family oxidoreductase — its product is MSLTVYADFSCPDCYLAAHRVDVLRAAGVAVDWRAVELSPHLPVGGRKLSADEQDGLAQRFAELDELLLPGESLPRTIPALLPKTEAAVSAYAEAYGIGVADDVRRLLTALYWQQGADIGSPAVLRGPLEGPILRGTSTVEALRSSGYAVSVDRGPITFEAWRRTVTWHREWAALGSSALPVVLTGGATLSGRDALQRLGKEIDYAQAPIAPAWDDPRRFPPAGTATPTARWVSWCGGRWRRGFRVPAAR
- a CDS encoding GGDEF domain-containing protein; protein product: MTSVYVLGAFVPRNPAVARQVLFALTVAATGVTLVFSVLAPRTLFPANQSAGVTGTCVAVCLFLLALACDLRFRRRDAVWAWAAFPFLAVAAITGLDLLSADASVAAQVFFLLPVLYAGAQLHYVGVACVSAAVTAGVTIVNVALGSGWTAIANTCFVAATLAVTAGALAVGGRRTDLLIAQLEKQATVDPLTGLFTRRALDRAAELNQSTDELGLLVLDLDNFKKVNDVHGHLAGDAVLQQLSALLTDLSRHTDAIARMGGDEIAMLLPGCSLDAAYAIADEVLRAIRSHRFDVSMSTMTRSHAPTVLRLTASVGVAHLPTHSDTLAGLYAVADAGLYEAKAGGRDQVGGLSRKDPHAA